One genomic segment of Pandoraea sputorum includes these proteins:
- a CDS encoding FMN-dependent NADH-azoreductase: protein MRSLLLNASPHGPASRAFGMARTFLENNAQRYGDGPVIVRDLVASPLPPISVDYATAITSREPDPAHFVLSEQLIEEIEATSFLAIATPMHNFTVPAALKLWIDYVLRIGRTFANTPEGKVGLLRDRPTIVIIGSGGFHTGENARQPDFLTPYLRHALGCIGIKDVTFFPMQGMVMPPQAEQAMLDCERDLSRYLAR, encoded by the coding sequence ATGAGAAGTCTTCTGCTTAACGCCAGCCCGCATGGACCGGCCAGCCGTGCGTTCGGCATGGCCCGGACGTTTCTGGAAAACAACGCCCAGCGCTATGGCGACGGCCCGGTAATCGTTCGCGACCTGGTGGCGTCGCCCTTGCCGCCGATCTCCGTTGATTACGCCACGGCCATCACCTCGAGGGAGCCGGATCCGGCGCATTTCGTCTTGTCTGAGCAACTGATCGAAGAGATCGAGGCGACATCGTTTCTGGCGATTGCCACACCGATGCATAACTTCACGGTACCGGCGGCGCTCAAGCTGTGGATCGACTACGTGTTGCGTATCGGGCGCACGTTCGCGAACACGCCCGAAGGCAAGGTGGGATTGCTTCGGGATCGGCCGACTATCGTCATCATCGGGTCCGGCGGGTTTCACACCGGTGAGAATGCGCGTCAGCCCGACTTCCTGACGCCATACCTTCGACATGCGCTGGGCTGCATCGGCATCAAGGATGTGACGTTCTTCCCCATGCAGGGGATGGTCATGCCGCCACAGGCAGAGCAGGCAATGCTCGACTGCGAACGGGATCTGAGCCGTTATCTCGCACGGTGA
- a CDS encoding MFS transporter — MNQSSPQTSTASAHATLSLLALAIGAFSIGTTEFSPMGLLPVIAEGVHVSIPTAGMLITTYALGVMIGAPIMTLIMSRWSRRTALIALMAIFTIGNLLSAVSANYTTLLFARLVTSLNHGAFFGLGSIVAASVVPREKQASAVATMFMGLTIANIGGVPAATWLGQTIGWRMSFAATAGLGLITMLTLRFALPKGEAGRMPDIRRELSVLTRPVVLMAMATTVLGAGAMFTLYTYIAPTLQTITGASPGFVTAMLVLVGVGFSVGNIAGGKLADRSINASLIVFLVLLVAIMLAFPILARTHIGTALAVVVWGIATFALVPPLQMRVMRAASEAPGLASSVNVGAFNLGNAVGAAAGGAVISAGYGYTAVPIVGALIAGSGLLLVLLQMAMHRTPMQTVGN; from the coding sequence ATGAACCAGTCCTCCCCCCAAACCTCGACAGCGTCGGCGCATGCCACGCTGTCGCTTCTGGCCCTGGCCATCGGTGCGTTCAGCATCGGCACGACGGAGTTTTCGCCGATGGGTCTGCTCCCTGTGATTGCCGAGGGCGTCCACGTCTCGATCCCGACGGCGGGCATGCTGATTACGACTTACGCCCTCGGCGTGATGATCGGCGCGCCCATCATGACGCTCATCATGTCGCGCTGGTCGCGCCGCACGGCGCTGATCGCGCTGATGGCCATCTTCACCATCGGCAACCTGCTCTCGGCCGTCTCGGCGAACTACACGACGCTGCTGTTCGCCCGTCTCGTGACGAGCCTGAACCACGGCGCGTTCTTCGGGCTGGGCTCCATCGTCGCCGCCAGCGTGGTGCCGCGAGAGAAGCAAGCCAGTGCCGTCGCCACCATGTTCATGGGGCTGACGATTGCGAATATCGGCGGGGTCCCCGCCGCCACGTGGCTGGGCCAAACCATCGGCTGGCGCATGTCGTTCGCCGCCACGGCCGGGCTCGGCCTGATCACCATGCTCACGCTGCGCTTCGCGCTACCCAAGGGGGAAGCCGGGCGCATGCCGGACATCCGCCGCGAGTTGTCGGTGCTCACGCGCCCGGTCGTGCTGATGGCGATGGCGACGACCGTGCTCGGTGCGGGCGCGATGTTCACGCTTTACACGTACATCGCACCGACGCTGCAAACCATCACGGGTGCGTCGCCCGGCTTCGTTACCGCGATGCTCGTGCTGGTGGGCGTCGGCTTCTCGGTCGGCAACATCGCCGGTGGCAAGCTTGCAGACCGCTCGATCAACGCCAGCCTGATCGTGTTTCTGGTGCTGCTCGTCGCGATCATGCTCGCCTTCCCGATACTGGCCCGCACGCATATCGGCACCGCCCTTGCGGTCGTGGTCTGGGGTATCGCAACGTTCGCCCTCGTGCCGCCGCTGCAAATGCGGGTGATGCGCGCTGCGTCCGAAGCGCCTGGACTCGCGTCGTCGGTCAACGTCGGCGCCTTCAACCTCGGCAATGCCGTAGGCGCTGCCGCCGGTGGCGCCGTGATTTCCGCCGGATATGGCTATACGGCGGTGCCCATCGTCGGCGCGCTGATTGCCGGGTCGGGCCTGCTGCTGGTGCTCCTGCAAATGGCGATGCATCGCACGCCGATGCAGACCGTCGGCAACTGA
- the dkgB gene encoding 2,5-didehydrogluconate reductase DkgB — protein sequence MSHIPAFGLGTFRLKDQVVIDSVRTGLELGYRAIDTAQIYGNEAEVGQAIAESGVARDDLFLTTKIWVDNYAKGKLAASLEDSLTKLRTDYVDLTLIHWPAPDNGVSLDEFMTALADAKAKGLTRQIGISNFNIALTKQAMAAVGKDAIATNQIELSPYLQTPKLVGFLEEQGIHVTSYMTLAYGKVLGDAVIGKIAQRHQATPAQVVLAWALQRGFSVIPSSTKRENLASNLLAQTLRLTADDMAQIAALDRNAREVSPDGLAAKWDD from the coding sequence ATGAGCCACATTCCCGCTTTCGGTCTCGGCACGTTCCGCCTCAAGGACCAGGTTGTCATCGATTCCGTTCGTACCGGCCTTGAACTGGGCTATCGCGCGATCGACACCGCACAGATCTACGGCAACGAAGCCGAAGTCGGTCAGGCGATTGCCGAGTCCGGCGTCGCTCGCGACGATCTTTTCCTCACGACGAAAATCTGGGTCGATAACTATGCCAAGGGCAAGCTCGCCGCCAGCCTCGAAGACAGCCTCACGAAGCTTCGCACCGACTACGTCGACCTCACGCTGATCCACTGGCCCGCGCCGGACAATGGCGTGTCGCTCGACGAGTTCATGACGGCGCTGGCCGACGCGAAGGCCAAAGGCCTGACGCGTCAGATCGGCATCTCGAACTTCAACATCGCGTTGACGAAGCAGGCGATGGCCGCCGTGGGCAAAGACGCCATCGCGACGAACCAGATCGAACTGAGCCCGTATCTGCAAACGCCGAAGCTTGTGGGCTTCCTTGAGGAACAGGGCATCCACGTCACGTCGTACATGACGCTCGCTTACGGCAAGGTGCTGGGAGATGCCGTCATCGGCAAGATCGCGCAACGCCATCAGGCCACGCCCGCGCAAGTGGTGCTCGCCTGGGCGCTGCAACGCGGTTTCTCGGTGATTCCGTCGTCGACCAAACGTGAAAATCTGGCGAGCAATCTGCTGGCGCAAACACTGCGTCTGACGGCCGACGACATGGCGCAGATCGCCGCGCTCGACCGCAACGCTCGCGAAGTCAGCCCGGACGGACTCGCCGCAAAGTGGGACGACTGA
- a CDS encoding amino acid ABC transporter permease: MSNETAYTLPPPATRDDISPTPAPDLRIYPRPKKSDWLWYGLFGIALILFYQWFIDNPRWQWDVVAHYLFNARVLAGLGNTLILTAFASALGLVLGAIVAACRMSANPVLRGAAFAYIWIIRATPTLAMLLFLFFISALVPRLYLPIPFLNLNLFDIDTSNVISRLSAATIGLAIYLGSHSAEIFRSGLGAVDKGQREACKAMGMSDMRMMWHVVIPQAVRVIIPPLANELITMFKNTSLASVIGYVELLTTVQLIYSTTFETIPLLTVACLWYLFLTSLAMCGQLLLEKRFGKGVHP; encoded by the coding sequence ATGAGCAACGAAACTGCGTACACGCTCCCGCCCCCGGCGACGCGTGACGACATCTCACCCACGCCCGCGCCAGACCTGCGTATATATCCGCGCCCGAAGAAATCGGACTGGCTTTGGTACGGATTGTTCGGCATCGCCCTGATTCTTTTCTACCAATGGTTCATCGACAACCCGCGCTGGCAGTGGGACGTCGTCGCCCATTACCTATTCAACGCCCGCGTACTCGCGGGCCTTGGAAACACACTGATCCTCACGGCATTTGCCAGTGCACTCGGCCTCGTGCTCGGCGCCATCGTGGCGGCGTGCCGCATGTCCGCCAATCCGGTATTGCGCGGCGCGGCGTTCGCCTACATCTGGATCATTCGTGCGACGCCGACGCTGGCGATGCTGTTGTTCCTGTTTTTTATCTCGGCGCTCGTACCTCGCCTCTATCTGCCGATACCGTTTCTGAACCTGAACCTGTTCGACATCGATACCAGCAACGTGATCTCGCGGCTAAGCGCCGCCACGATCGGGCTGGCGATCTATCTCGGCAGCCACAGTGCGGAGATTTTTCGAAGCGGCCTCGGTGCCGTCGACAAGGGACAACGCGAAGCCTGCAAAGCGATGGGCATGAGCGACATGCGGATGATGTGGCACGTCGTCATTCCGCAGGCGGTTCGCGTCATCATCCCGCCGCTGGCCAACGAGCTCATCACGATGTTCAAGAACACGTCGCTGGCCTCGGTCATCGGTTACGTTGAACTCCTGACGACCGTCCAACTGATCTATTCGACGACCTTCGAAACCATTCCGCTGTTAACCGTCGCCTGCCTCTGGTACCTATTCCTGACCAGCCTCGCCATGTGCGGGCAGCTCCTGCTCGAAAAGCGCTTCGGCAAAGGAGTCCACCCGTGA
- a CDS encoding phosphodiesterase, with product MTKFIHITDTHLVTPGEPLYGLDPYARLVACVDDIIENHTDARCCVITGDLTHRGEATGYAALREQLDRLPFPVFPLMGNHDLRSAFTESFPDRLRDADGFVQGRFDLGGAGDGTLLMLDTLDEGQHGGLYCESRLAWLARQLDEAGDRPVYLFMHHPPFDIGIPSLDHIGLANPQAFLKCVSGHKNIRHLFFGHVHRPVCGSWHGIPYSTMRGLNHQVPFDMHTVDLVRQSHEPPAYAVVLLAADQVTVHFHDYLDKSALVDEDAGMRSM from the coding sequence ATGACAAAGTTCATTCATATCACCGACACCCATCTCGTCACACCGGGCGAACCGTTGTACGGACTCGATCCCTACGCGCGTCTGGTCGCCTGCGTCGACGATATTATCGAGAATCACACGGACGCCAGGTGCTGCGTGATCACCGGCGATCTGACGCATCGTGGCGAAGCGACAGGCTACGCTGCATTGCGCGAGCAACTCGACCGGCTGCCTTTCCCCGTCTTCCCGTTGATGGGCAACCATGATCTGCGCTCGGCATTCACCGAGTCGTTTCCGGATCGCTTGCGCGACGCCGATGGTTTTGTGCAGGGCCGCTTCGATCTGGGCGGTGCGGGCGACGGCACGTTGCTGATGCTCGATACGCTGGACGAAGGCCAACATGGCGGCCTGTATTGCGAGTCGCGACTGGCCTGGCTTGCGCGTCAGTTGGATGAGGCGGGAGATCGCCCGGTTTATCTGTTCATGCATCACCCGCCGTTCGACATCGGCATTCCGAGCCTCGATCACATCGGGCTGGCGAACCCGCAGGCGTTCCTGAAGTGCGTGAGCGGACACAAGAACATCCGGCATCTCTTCTTCGGCCATGTTCACCGTCCGGTTTGCGGAAGCTGGCACGGCATTCCTTACTCGACGATGCGCGGCCTGAACCATCAGGTGCCGTTCGATATGCACACGGTCGATCTCGTTCGCCAGAGTCACGAACCGCCCGCGTACGCGGTGGTGCTGCTCGCCGCCGATCAGGTGACGGTGCACTTCCACGACTATCTCGACAAGTCGGCGCTCGTGGACGAGGACGCGGGTATGCGCAGCATGTAA
- a CDS encoding GNAT family N-acetyltransferase, which produces MNTLLTFKHIETPGALHAAYPVMKELRPHLASAEAFVEQVEAQRKESYRLLGAFDGERLLGLAGYRHVTNLLYGRFVYVDDLVVAADNKRGGAGSQLLNEVKAIAREAGCANFVLDTGLHMPLAQRFYFRNGLLAKGMHFVEPLTTSREASR; this is translated from the coding sequence ATGAATACGTTGCTTACTTTCAAACACATCGAGACGCCCGGCGCGCTGCACGCGGCCTATCCCGTCATGAAGGAACTTCGCCCGCATCTGGCGAGCGCCGAGGCTTTCGTTGAGCAGGTGGAGGCTCAGCGCAAGGAGTCATACCGACTGTTGGGCGCGTTCGACGGCGAACGCTTGCTGGGCCTCGCGGGCTACCGTCACGTGACGAATCTGCTGTACGGTCGGTTCGTCTACGTCGACGATCTCGTCGTGGCGGCCGACAACAAGCGGGGCGGTGCAGGCTCGCAGTTGTTGAACGAAGTCAAGGCGATTGCCCGCGAGGCAGGATGTGCCAACTTCGTGCTGGATACCGGGCTGCACATGCCGCTCGCGCAACGGTTCTATTTCCGGAACGGCCTACTCGCAAAGGGCATGCACTTCGTGGAACCGTTGACGACGTCGCGCGAGGCAAGCCGATGA
- a CDS encoding alkene reductase, with protein MTQDPLFQPLQLGAITLPNRIVMPPMTRSRASQPGDVPNALMAEYYAQRAGAGLIVSEGTYIAPLGKGYAWTPGIHSPAQVAGWRTVTEAVYAAGGHIFAQLWHVGRLSHTSLLGGRQPVSSSPIQAEGVNVFIAGEDGTTPGFVQASAPRALSIKEIGEIVDQYRAAARNAIEAGFDGVELHGANGYLVNQFIDSNANTRTDAYGGTLENRLRFLREVTEALIEGVGDAKRVGIRLAPLTTLNGCVDDDPETTYLAAAKLLGELGVGYIHIAEADWDDAPVMPVEFKLKLRAVYPGVLIYAGGYTAERARDAVSGGWADLIGFGRPFVANPDLTERLRVGAPLALHHRDTLFGGGARGLTDYPTMVKEAA; from the coding sequence ATGACTCAGGACCCTCTGTTTCAACCGCTGCAACTCGGCGCGATCACGCTGCCGAACCGTATCGTGATGCCGCCCATGACCCGCTCGCGTGCGAGCCAGCCCGGCGATGTCCCCAACGCTCTGATGGCCGAGTACTACGCGCAACGCGCCGGTGCCGGTCTGATCGTCAGCGAAGGCACGTACATCGCGCCGCTCGGCAAAGGCTATGCGTGGACGCCCGGCATTCATTCGCCCGCGCAGGTCGCCGGGTGGCGTACCGTAACCGAGGCCGTGTATGCCGCGGGCGGTCATATCTTCGCGCAACTGTGGCACGTGGGCCGACTGAGCCACACGAGCCTGCTCGGCGGCCGTCAGCCCGTGTCGTCGTCGCCGATTCAGGCCGAAGGGGTGAACGTCTTCATCGCTGGCGAAGACGGCACGACGCCGGGCTTTGTGCAGGCATCGGCACCGCGCGCGCTGAGCATCAAGGAAATCGGCGAGATCGTCGACCAGTACCGTGCGGCAGCGCGCAACGCCATCGAAGCGGGTTTCGATGGCGTGGAATTGCACGGCGCTAACGGCTATCTCGTGAATCAGTTCATCGATTCGAACGCCAACACGCGGACCGACGCTTACGGCGGCACGCTGGAAAACCGTCTACGTTTCCTGCGCGAAGTGACTGAGGCACTGATCGAGGGCGTGGGCGACGCGAAGCGCGTCGGCATCCGTCTTGCGCCGCTGACCACGCTCAACGGCTGCGTCGACGACGATCCGGAAACGACTTACCTCGCCGCGGCCAAGCTGCTGGGCGAACTCGGCGTTGGCTACATCCACATCGCAGAAGCCGACTGGGACGATGCGCCGGTGATGCCGGTGGAATTCAAGCTGAAGTTGCGCGCGGTGTACCCGGGTGTGCTGATTTACGCGGGCGGCTACACGGCAGAGCGTGCGCGTGACGCCGTGTCGGGAGGATGGGCCGATCTCATCGGCTTCGGTCGTCCGTTCGTGGCCAATCCGGACCTGACGGAGCGCCTGCGCGTCGGTGCCCCGCTGGCCTTGCATCATCGCGACACGTTGTTCGGTGGCGGTGCTCGCGGCCTGACCGATTATCCGACGATGGTCAAAGAGGCCGCCTGA
- a CDS encoding LysR family transcriptional regulator: protein MKITLDELQAFVAVVDAGSITAAAQQLDLTVSATSRTLGRLEEKLKTTLLRRTTRRLELTEEGNAFLLNARAIIESVESAEEQMVTRREKPSGRLRVDAATPFMLHVIVPLVPGYRERYPEVELELNSNEGFIDLLERRTDVAIRIGRLKDSTLHSRLIGNSRTRMFASPAYLEKHGHPRKVEDLAKHTLLGFSQPESLNVWPILGADGEPYRIAPDVMSSSGETLRQLALEGAGIVCLSDFMTVRDCEAGRLTPVLARQAQDVRQPIHAVYYRNTAISARIASFVDYLVAELRAQMATGQAKGWVAQ, encoded by the coding sequence ATGAAGATCACGCTCGACGAACTGCAAGCCTTTGTGGCGGTGGTGGATGCCGGGTCGATCACGGCGGCGGCCCAGCAACTGGACCTGACGGTGTCGGCCACCAGCCGGACATTGGGGCGGCTGGAAGAGAAGCTGAAGACGACGCTGCTGCGCCGCACGACTCGTCGGCTGGAACTGACGGAGGAGGGCAATGCGTTCTTGCTGAACGCGCGCGCCATCATCGAATCGGTCGAAAGTGCGGAAGAGCAGATGGTCACGCGACGCGAAAAGCCGTCCGGCCGACTGCGTGTCGATGCCGCGACGCCGTTCATGTTGCACGTGATCGTGCCGCTGGTGCCGGGCTATCGTGAGCGCTATCCCGAGGTGGAGCTTGAACTCAACAGCAACGAAGGTTTCATCGATCTGCTGGAGCGTCGCACGGATGTGGCCATCCGCATCGGGCGCCTGAAGGATTCGACACTGCATAGCCGACTCATCGGCAACAGCCGCACGCGCATGTTCGCGAGTCCGGCCTATCTGGAAAAACATGGACATCCGCGCAAGGTGGAGGATCTGGCAAAGCACACGCTGCTCGGCTTCTCGCAACCCGAATCGCTGAACGTATGGCCGATTCTCGGCGCAGACGGTGAGCCGTACCGGATCGCGCCGGATGTGATGTCGTCGAGCGGCGAGACGCTTCGGCAACTCGCGCTGGAAGGGGCGGGCATCGTGTGCCTGTCCGACTTCATGACGGTGCGCGACTGTGAAGCGGGCCGTCTCACACCGGTGCTGGCGCGTCAGGCGCAGGACGTGCGTCAGCCGATTCACGCCGTGTATTACCGCAACACGGCGATCTCGGCGCGCATCGCCTCATTTGTCGATTATCTGGTGGCAGAACTTCGCGCACAGATGGCGACGGGGCAAGCGAAAGGATGGGTGGCGCAGTAG
- a CDS encoding LysR substrate-binding domain-containing protein gives MKLRQLEAFRAVMLHQTVTLASEMLHISQPATTRLIADLERSLKFTLFERVKGRLYPTVEARALYEEVQRSLVGVDRIARAADEIRNMQRGTLHVAAAPALALSFMPHAIADYLKTRPEAHVSMVMHSTRSIVDMVMGQRCDVGFARLSLSHPTANASRLVAAKMICALPAGHRLCERDVVGPSDLDGERFVAHPRSVEARLQIDALLASHGVEVKMQMESQISYAICSFVEAGAGVALIDAFSAWSYRGTGVVFKRFEPAIFTDTSVLTPSQRPVPLLLNSFVEHVRAFAREKLGDGNLAGA, from the coding sequence GTGAAACTCCGCCAACTCGAAGCCTTTCGCGCCGTGATGCTGCATCAGACGGTGACGCTCGCCAGCGAGATGCTGCACATTTCGCAGCCCGCGACCACACGGTTGATCGCTGATCTGGAGCGGTCGCTGAAATTCACATTGTTCGAACGGGTTAAGGGACGGCTGTATCCGACGGTGGAAGCCCGCGCCTTGTACGAAGAGGTACAGCGTTCGCTAGTCGGCGTCGACCGGATCGCGCGGGCGGCCGACGAGATCCGGAACATGCAGCGGGGCACGCTTCATGTTGCGGCGGCACCCGCGCTGGCGCTTTCCTTCATGCCGCATGCGATTGCGGATTACCTGAAGACGCGACCGGAGGCACATGTGTCGATGGTCATGCACTCAACGCGCTCCATCGTCGACATGGTCATGGGGCAACGCTGCGATGTGGGCTTCGCCCGGCTGTCGCTGAGTCATCCGACGGCGAATGCCTCGCGACTTGTCGCGGCCAAGATGATCTGTGCGTTGCCTGCGGGACATCGACTTTGCGAGCGCGACGTCGTAGGGCCGAGCGATCTCGACGGCGAGCGATTTGTCGCGCACCCACGCAGCGTGGAGGCGCGATTGCAGATCGATGCATTGCTCGCGTCGCACGGCGTGGAAGTCAAAATGCAGATGGAGAGTCAGATTTCGTACGCCATCTGCTCATTTGTCGAAGCGGGGGCTGGCGTTGCACTGATCGACGCGTTCAGTGCGTGGAGCTACCGTGGCACCGGCGTGGTGTTCAAGCGTTTCGAGCCAGCCATATTCACCGACACTTCAGTGCTGACGCCTTCGCAGCGTCCAGTGCCGCTGTTGCTCAATTCGTTTGTGGAGCATGTGCGGGCGTTTGCACGTGAGAAACTGGGCGACGGAAATCTTGCCGGTGCATAG
- the yddG gene encoding aromatic amino acid DMT transporter YddG encodes MNSRNKATLIGLSAVVLWASIVALIRGVSESLGATGGAAAIYSVASLFLVLTVGFPKLSTFPRRYLVWGGLLFVAYELCLSLSIGYANTARQAIEVGMVNYLWPTFTLVSAILFNKQRANWLVVPGFVLSMLGICWVLGGDQGLDLPGMLVNIADNPLSYGLAFVGAIIWAGYCTVTARIAEGKNGVTPFFMLVAVALWIKYFAGGGGAMSLDLHSGVYLVLAAAAMGFGYAAWNVGILRGNVTILVGASYFIPVLSAALAALLLRTPLSAPFWQGACMVCGGSILCWRATRTGKARVATSS; translated from the coding sequence ATGAATAGCAGGAACAAGGCGACACTCATTGGACTGAGCGCAGTGGTGCTCTGGGCGTCGATTGTGGCGCTGATTCGCGGCGTGAGCGAAAGCCTCGGCGCGACCGGCGGTGCGGCGGCGATTTACTCGGTGGCGTCGCTGTTTCTTGTGCTGACGGTCGGCTTCCCGAAGCTCAGCACGTTCCCGCGTCGCTATCTGGTGTGGGGCGGTTTGCTGTTCGTCGCCTATGAACTGTGTCTGTCGCTGTCCATCGGCTACGCGAATACGGCGCGTCAGGCGATTGAAGTCGGTATGGTGAATTACCTATGGCCGACGTTCACACTAGTTTCCGCCATTCTCTTCAACAAGCAGCGCGCGAACTGGCTGGTCGTGCCCGGTTTTGTGTTGTCGATGCTTGGCATCTGCTGGGTACTCGGTGGCGATCAGGGGCTCGATCTGCCCGGCATGCTCGTCAACATTGCCGATAACCCGTTGAGTTACGGACTGGCCTTCGTCGGCGCGATTATCTGGGCGGGGTATTGCACCGTGACAGCGCGAATTGCAGAGGGCAAGAATGGTGTGACGCCGTTCTTCATGCTCGTGGCCGTTGCGCTCTGGATCAAGTATTTCGCTGGTGGCGGTGGCGCGATGTCGCTGGATCTGCACTCAGGCGTTTATCTCGTGCTGGCCGCCGCCGCGATGGGCTTTGGTTACGCGGCGTGGAACGTGGGCATCCTGCGCGGCAATGTGACGATCCTCGTCGGCGCGTCGTATTTCATCCCCGTGCTGTCTGCGGCGCTGGCCGCGCTGCTACTGCGCACGCCGCTGTCCGCACCCTTCTGGCAGGGCGCGTGCATGGTCTGCGGCGGGTCGATCCTGTGCTGGCGGGCGACACGCACCGGGAAGGCGCGCGTCGCTACGTCGTCATGA